Proteins encoded within one genomic window of Tabrizicola piscis:
- a CDS encoding ABC transporter permease gives MSNLERIADSADDGGETIWTEKTGWLDRVPRSFKMALVFVIFVLLWDMVTRFGFVSPIILPTPAETLKDLIFVGQNLLSGDYMLAALWITLLEVFYGFILATAIGFSLGVIVGETAFGEEAIMPYLVAIDTMPKVAFAPLFVAWLGFDIDSKVALAAFIATFPIVVGTAAGLHAADTNSRNLFKTMGASRWQTLTKMKLPMALPQIFTGLKIASVGVMAGAITGEFLGGGKGFGELIRTAASQLNTPRVFSLILYLSLVGMALFSFVSWMQRRVVFWQKDRVSAGSE, from the coding sequence ATGAGCAACCTTGAAAGAATTGCCGACAGCGCCGACGACGGTGGCGAAACCATCTGGACCGAAAAGACCGGCTGGCTTGATCGCGTGCCACGTTCGTTCAAGATGGCGCTGGTCTTTGTGATCTTCGTCCTGCTATGGGACATGGTCACCCGCTTCGGCTTTGTCAGCCCCATCATCCTGCCGACCCCGGCAGAAACACTGAAAGACCTGATCTTTGTCGGGCAGAACCTCCTCTCTGGCGATTACATGCTGGCCGCCCTGTGGATCACCCTGCTTGAGGTGTTCTACGGCTTCATCCTTGCCACCGCGATCGGGTTCTCCCTTGGCGTGATCGTCGGCGAAACCGCCTTTGGGGAAGAGGCGATCATGCCTTACCTCGTGGCCATCGACACCATGCCAAAGGTCGCCTTTGCACCCCTGTTCGTCGCGTGGCTGGGCTTTGACATCGACAGCAAGGTGGCGCTAGCGGCCTTCATCGCCACCTTCCCGATTGTCGTGGGAACAGCGGCAGGGCTTCACGCCGCGGACACCAACAGCCGCAACCTGTTCAAGACGATGGGTGCCAGCCGCTGGCAGACGCTGACCAAGATGAAGCTTCCCATGGCACTGCCGCAAATCTTCACCGGTCTCAAGATCGCTTCGGTCGGCGTCATGGCTGGCGCGATTACGGGTGAGTTTCTGGGCGGCGGCAAAGGCTTTGGCGAGTTGATCCGCACCGCCGCGTCGCAGCTGAACACACCTCGGGTGTTTTCGCTGATCCTGTATCTGTCCCTTGTCGGGATGGCGCTGTTCTCTTTCGTGTCCTGGATGCAGCGCCGTGTCGTCTTCTGGCAGAAGGACCGCGTGTCGGCAGGAAGCGAGTAG
- a CDS encoding DUF1269 domain-containing protein, translated as MSDLIIVAFPDEATAFAAAEALVLLQKQYLIEMEDVVVVTRDEAGKVTLNQSINLTTGGAIGGGIWGTLIGILFLNPLVGAAVGAGAGALAGKFSDIGIDDKFLRDVGSSLDKGGAAVGMLIRKITTDKVLERLEPFREKGRVIHTSLSHEAEAGLKKFLEKVPPMQWPQDQLGGGRK; from the coding sequence ATGTCTGACCTGATCATCGTTGCCTTCCCGGATGAGGCGACCGCCTTTGCCGCGGCCGAAGCACTGGTTCTGTTGCAAAAGCAGTATCTCATCGAGATGGAGGACGTCGTCGTTGTCACCCGGGACGAAGCAGGCAAGGTGACGCTGAACCAGTCGATCAACCTGACCACCGGCGGGGCGATTGGCGGCGGGATCTGGGGGACGCTGATCGGTATCCTGTTCCTCAACCCCCTCGTGGGCGCGGCAGTGGGGGCAGGGGCCGGGGCGCTGGCGGGCAAGTTCAGCGACATCGGCATTGACGACAAATTCCTGCGCGACGTGGGCAGCAGCCTGGACAAGGGTGGCGCTGCGGTCGGAATGCTGATCCGCAAGATCACGACGGACAAGGTTCTGGAACGGCTGGAACCCTTCCGTGAAAAGGGCCGCGTGATCCACACCTCGCTTAGCCATGAGGCAGAGGCCGGATTGAAGAAATTCCTTGAAAAGGTGCCGCCGATGCAGTGGCCACAGGATCAGCTTGGCGGCGGGCGGAAGTAG
- a CDS encoding FadR/GntR family transcriptional regulator, with the protein MDATGAVLLAEQIKQYVAAERFNHNDRLPPERVLSQHFGVTRGELRKALAELEQDGLIWRHVGRGTFIGARPVLNLADAAYLGELASPAQVIAARLVIEPELARLAATYATRSDFDEIQSCNSRCRAASDWRSYEAWDNNLHYAIAKATHNKLLVYLFDILNVVRRSTVWGQPRTTKMPPRDHASFAEHDAICAAIVVRDGATASLRMRDHLVSVRDRVLPALSG; encoded by the coding sequence ATGGACGCTACCGGCGCAGTCCTGCTTGCCGAGCAGATCAAACAGTATGTCGCTGCCGAACGGTTCAATCACAACGACCGCCTCCCGCCCGAGCGGGTGCTGAGCCAGCACTTCGGCGTCACCCGGGGCGAGCTGCGCAAGGCTTTGGCCGAGCTTGAACAGGACGGCCTGATCTGGCGGCATGTCGGGCGCGGCACCTTCATCGGCGCGCGGCCAGTGCTGAATCTGGCCGACGCCGCCTATCTGGGGGAGTTGGCCAGCCCTGCCCAGGTGATCGCCGCGCGGCTGGTGATCGAGCCGGAATTGGCACGCCTGGCCGCAACTTACGCCACCCGGTCTGATTTTGATGAGATTCAGTCGTGCAACAGCCGCTGCCGCGCTGCGTCGGATTGGCGGAGCTATGAGGCCTGGGACAACAACCTGCACTATGCCATTGCCAAGGCGACCCACAACAAGCTGCTGGTCTATCTCTTTGATATTCTGAATGTAGTCAGACGCTCGACAGTCTGGGGCCAGCCCAGGACAACCAAGATGCCCCCGCGCGATCATGCCAGCTTTGCCGAGCATGACGCCATCTGCGCGGCCATTGTTGTGCGGGACGGCGCGACTGCTTCCCTAAGGATGCGCGACCATCTGGTGTCCGTGCGCGACCGGGTGCTGCCAGCCCTGTCGGGCTGA
- the mtgA gene encoding monofunctional biosynthetic peptidoglycan transglycosylase → MSEKSDPTPSEKQGPAKRKRKPKAEAAAVPKPRLWRVLAKWVSRFLGGVAAVYAVLILLFSFVPPPINFYQLGEVWRLGAIDKDWVSWEEIAPVMGRSAVAAEDANFCNHWGFDMAAIREAIEAGSNRGASTISQQVVKNVFLWHGRSYARKAMEAILTPMVELVWSKERILEVYLNVAEFDEGVFGVQAAAQHHFGVDARDLSALQAARLAAVLPDPKGRSASEPSSFVRSRTRSIISGAETIAADGRSACFEG, encoded by the coding sequence ATGAGCGAAAAAAGCGACCCGACCCCCTCTGAAAAGCAGGGCCCCGCAAAGCGGAAACGCAAGCCAAAGGCCGAGGCTGCAGCTGTGCCAAAGCCGCGCCTCTGGCGGGTGCTGGCGAAATGGGTTTCGCGGTTTCTGGGCGGTGTCGCCGCTGTCTATGCCGTTCTGATCCTGCTGTTCAGCTTTGTCCCGCCGCCGATCAACTTTTACCAATTGGGTGAGGTTTGGCGCTTGGGCGCAATCGACAAGGATTGGGTCAGCTGGGAAGAAATTGCCCCGGTTATGGGTCGTTCGGCCGTGGCGGCAGAGGATGCGAATTTCTGCAACCACTGGGGCTTCGACATGGCCGCAATCCGCGAGGCGATCGAAGCAGGCAGCAACCGGGGCGCTTCGACGATCAGCCAGCAAGTCGTGAAGAACGTCTTCCTTTGGCACGGACGCAGCTATGCCCGAAAGGCAATGGAAGCGATCCTGACGCCCATGGTCGAACTTGTCTGGTCGAAAGAGCGTATCCTTGAGGTCTATCTGAACGTGGCCGAGTTTGATGAGGGCGTCTTTGGTGTGCAGGCGGCAGCGCAGCACCATTTCGGCGTGGATGCCCGCGACCTCAGCGCCCTGCAAGCTGCCCGCCTTGCCGCCGTCTTGCCCGACCCCAAGGGCCGAAGCGCATCCGAGCCGTCAAGCTTTGTCCGCAGCCGGACGCGCAGCATCATCTCGGGCGCGGAAACCATCGCGGCTGACGGACGCTCCGCCTGTTTCGAGGGCTGA
- a CDS encoding fumarylacetoacetate hydrolase family protein — MRFATISTSAGPIAAVQLADGRFLPIAAACETEGVAHAALRQGSLQAVIEGGAAALNALAPLLAKANAGDSGLAALAVTDAVMLAPLPMPRKNVFCVGRNYAEHIAEGARAQNTTVAVTEVPVYFTKPSTAVIGPGATVPIFPHVSTQIDYEVELAIIIGTAGRDIPKDRAYDHVWGYTVLNDVTARDVQRRHGGQYFKGKGLDGSCPMGPVVVTRDELADPQNLALRCLVNGEVRQNSTTAQMIFDIPTLIASLSEGLTLEPGDILATGTPSGVGYAMTPPNFLKDGDTVTCEVEGIGQLTNPVRTV; from the coding sequence ATGCGCTTTGCGACGATTTCCACTTCGGCCGGCCCGATCGCCGCGGTGCAACTGGCCGACGGACGGTTCCTTCCCATCGCCGCTGCGTGTGAGACTGAAGGCGTGGCCCATGCAGCCTTGCGGCAGGGCAGCCTGCAGGCCGTGATCGAAGGCGGCGCAGCAGCCCTGAACGCCCTTGCACCCTTGCTGGCCAAGGCGAACGCCGGTGACTCCGGTCTTGCCGCACTGGCGGTCACGGATGCCGTAATGCTTGCGCCTTTGCCGATGCCAAGGAAGAACGTCTTCTGCGTCGGGCGCAACTATGCCGAACACATCGCCGAAGGCGCGCGGGCCCAGAACACGACGGTCGCCGTGACCGAGGTTCCGGTCTACTTCACCAAGCCCAGCACGGCGGTCATCGGACCCGGGGCGACGGTGCCGATCTTCCCCCATGTCTCAACCCAGATCGACTATGAGGTTGAACTGGCGATCATCATCGGGACCGCCGGGCGCGACATTCCGAAGGATCGCGCCTATGACCACGTCTGGGGCTACACCGTCCTGAATGACGTCACCGCGCGGGACGTTCAGCGCCGCCACGGCGGCCAGTATTTCAAGGGCAAGGGCCTGGATGGATCCTGCCCCATGGGCCCGGTCGTCGTGACGCGTGACGAACTGGCAGATCCGCAGAACCTTGCGCTGCGCTGCCTTGTGAATGGCGAAGTGCGCCAGAACAGCACCACCGCGCAGATGATCTTCGACATTCCCACCCTGATCGCCTCGCTGTCCGAGGGTCTGACGCTGGAGCCGGGCGACATCCTAGCCACCGGCACGCCATCGGGCGTGGGCTATGCGATGACGCCGCCGAACTTCCTGAAGGACGGGGACACGGTGACCTGCGAAGTCGAAGGAATTGGGCAGCTGACCAATCCGGTCCGCACCGTCTGA
- a CDS encoding ABC transporter ATP-binding protein has product MSAAAAKTQPDALHGAPVYQLSNVGKTYARNAIKALEGVNMTLTKGSFSAVIGSSGCGKSTLLKIMSGLIPPSTGRVVLQGKPVTGPRRDIGMMFQQATLFPWRTTLENIVLPIEIRDGKAAAKAAQTQARALLELVGLKGFENTYPSELSGGMAQRASICRMLITEPAVLLLDEPFSALDELTRDFMNMELQRICTQREATAFLVTHSIPEAVILSDVVYVMKPRPGRIAEVVEIDLPRPRTLDMMTTPKFGAMVEHIRGRLDKEAFI; this is encoded by the coding sequence ATGTCGGCTGCCGCAGCCAAAACCCAGCCGGACGCCCTTCACGGGGCGCCGGTCTACCAGCTCAGCAATGTTGGCAAGACCTATGCCCGCAACGCGATCAAGGCGCTTGAAGGGGTCAACATGACCCTGACCAAGGGCAGCTTTTCGGCTGTCATCGGGTCAAGCGGCTGCGGCAAGTCTACCCTTCTCAAGATCATGTCTGGATTGATCCCGCCCTCCACCGGGCGGGTCGTCCTGCAGGGTAAGCCGGTTACCGGACCGCGCCGGGATATCGGCATGATGTTCCAGCAAGCCACGCTGTTTCCGTGGCGCACGACGCTGGAAAACATCGTCCTGCCGATCGAGATCCGCGATGGCAAGGCCGCCGCCAAGGCCGCGCAAACCCAAGCCCGCGCCTTGCTGGAACTTGTCGGCCTGAAAGGGTTCGAAAATACCTACCCATCCGAACTTTCCGGCGGCATGGCCCAGCGCGCGTCGATCTGCCGGATGCTGATCACCGAACCGGCTGTCCTTTTGCTGGATGAACCCTTCTCGGCCTTGGATGAATTGACCCGTGATTTCATGAACATGGAACTGCAGCGCATCTGCACGCAGCGTGAGGCGACCGCCTTCCTTGTGACCCATTCGATCCCCGAGGCGGTCATCCTGTCGGACGTGGTCTATGTGATGAAACCCCGCCCCGGCCGGATTGCCGAGGTGGTCGAGATCGATCTGCCCCGCCCCCGCACGCTCGACATGATGACCACACCCAAGTTCGGGGCCATGGTCGAACACATCCGTGGGCGGCTCGACAAGGAGGCGTTCATATGA
- a CDS encoding acyl--CoA ligase, which yields MTQTLSALLAAANPEAPAIGAPDRPWLTYAGLAAQSTVTRAALHGAGVGRGDRVAIVLPNGPEMASAFVCIAQGAVTAPLNPAYKLDEFDFYLSDLKAKAIVLPASYDGPALEAAEKHGLVVLRLDFASTDPAGSFTLTAEGTTAASADTAMPDADDIALILHTSGTTSRPKIVPLLQRNVAASALHIQQSLALEAGDRCLNMMPLFHIHGLIAAVSASLAAGASVWCAPGFDAVRFFGWLDTARPSWYTAVPTMHQTILQRAPRNADIIARAPLRFLRSSSASLPAQVMLELAATFNAPVIEAYGMTEAAHQMASNPLPPRAQKPGAVGIAAGPQLRIAHEVENHLLDSGIGEVVISGPNVTPGYEGNPDANAKSFFMAEGLRWFRTGDQGSLDDEGYLTLTGRLKEIINRGGEKISPLEVDGVLMDHPAVQQVVTFAMPHDKLGEEVAAAVVLRDGQTADEAAIRAFAATRLAAFKVPRRIVILPEIPKGATGKLQRIGLAQKLGLA from the coding sequence ATGACCCAAACGCTTTCCGCCCTTCTGGCCGCCGCCAACCCGGAAGCCCCCGCAATTGGCGCGCCTGACCGGCCGTGGCTGACCTATGCAGGCCTTGCCGCGCAATCGACCGTTACCCGCGCAGCCCTGCACGGCGCGGGCGTGGGACGTGGCGACAGGGTGGCAATTGTCCTGCCGAACGGCCCAGAGATGGCCTCGGCCTTCGTATGCATCGCGCAGGGTGCCGTCACCGCGCCGCTGAACCCGGCCTACAAGCTGGATGAATTCGACTTCTATCTGTCCGACCTGAAAGCCAAGGCCATCGTCCTGCCTGCCAGTTATGACGGGCCCGCGCTGGAGGCTGCGGAGAAGCATGGCCTTGTGGTCCTGCGCCTTGACTTCGCGTCGACCGACCCCGCCGGTTCCTTCACCTTGACGGCAGAAGGGACAACTGCAGCCTCTGCCGATACCGCCATGCCCGATGCCGACGACATCGCGTTGATCCTGCACACCTCGGGCACCACGTCGCGCCCCAAGATCGTGCCGCTGTTGCAGCGCAACGTCGCGGCCTCGGCCTTGCATATCCAGCAATCGCTGGCGCTGGAAGCGGGTGACCGCTGCCTGAACATGATGCCGCTGTTTCACATCCACGGCCTGATCGCCGCCGTTTCGGCCAGCCTTGCCGCCGGGGCCAGCGTCTGGTGCGCGCCGGGGTTTGATGCGGTGCGCTTCTTCGGCTGGCTCGATACCGCGCGGCCTTCTTGGTATACGGCGGTGCCGACGATGCACCAGACCATCCTGCAGCGCGCACCCCGCAACGCTGATATCATCGCCCGCGCGCCCTTGCGGTTTCTGCGCTCCTCCTCGGCCAGCCTGCCTGCGCAGGTGATGCTGGAACTTGCCGCCACCTTCAACGCCCCGGTGATCGAAGCCTATGGCATGACCGAGGCTGCGCATCAGATGGCCTCGAACCCGCTGCCACCCCGCGCCCAGAAGCCCGGTGCCGTGGGTATTGCCGCCGGTCCGCAGCTGCGGATTGCCCATGAGGTTGAGAACCATCTTCTGGACAGCGGCATTGGCGAGGTCGTGATTTCCGGCCCGAACGTGACCCCCGGCTATGAGGGCAACCCGGACGCTAACGCCAAGTCGTTCTTCATGGCAGAGGGCCTGCGCTGGTTCCGCACCGGCGATCAGGGCTCGCTGGACGATGAAGGGTATCTGACCCTGACGGGCCGCCTGAAGGAGATCATCAACCGCGGCGGCGAAAAGATCAGCCCGCTTGAGGTGGATGGCGTCCTGATGGACCACCCGGCGGTGCAGCAGGTTGTGACCTTTGCGATGCCGCATGACAAGTTGGGCGAAGAGGTTGCCGCCGCCGTGGTCCTACGCGATGGCCAGACTGCGGATGAGGCGGCCATTCGCGCCTTTGCCGCCACCCGGCTTGCCGCCTTCAAGGTGCCGCGCCGGATCGTGATCCTGCCGGAAATCCCGAAAGGTGCCACGGGCAAGCTGCAACGCATCGGCCTTGCGCAGAAGCTGGGGCTGGCATGA
- a CDS encoding ABC transporter substrate-binding protein yields MLNRRIFNALMASALALGLTGPATAQEMTKVVFVQPSPSAINSFNVFVAIGEGFFAEEGLEVSVEAINGSGAVLQALSSGQAMFGRPGPGPVLAARGRDVDVVFIYNFAAKSNFGVVVPADSPIQTPADLKGKVIGTGTADGAEVGFARNVMSGAGLTDGTDYTFLTVGDGGPATAAFSSGEIDAYSASTADAAILNQRGVAVREITPPEYMRFFGNGFVTMGDTIRNNPELVEKFVRAIHKGHVFALDPANREKVLAHMAAGNPQESEDAAFAAALFDAVKDKTIPVDMTNGLGYQPPEVWEEWQATQIAGGELAGPLPDLTAAYTNEFTLKVNGSAN; encoded by the coding sequence ATGCTGAACAGACGTATCTTCAATGCCTTGATGGCCAGCGCTCTGGCGCTTGGGCTGACGGGTCCGGCCACGGCACAAGAGATGACCAAGGTCGTCTTCGTGCAGCCAAGCCCGTCCGCGATCAACTCGTTCAACGTCTTTGTCGCCATCGGCGAGGGCTTCTTTGCTGAAGAGGGCCTTGAGGTCTCGGTCGAGGCGATCAACGGCTCGGGCGCGGTGCTGCAGGCGCTCTCTTCGGGTCAGGCGATGTTCGGGCGCCCGGGCCCCGGCCCGGTGCTGGCCGCGCGTGGCCGTGATGTGGATGTGGTCTTCATCTACAACTTCGCCGCCAAGTCGAACTTTGGCGTGGTCGTCCCCGCAGACAGCCCGATCCAGACCCCGGCTGACCTGAAGGGCAAGGTCATCGGAACCGGAACCGCCGACGGCGCGGAAGTGGGCTTTGCCCGCAATGTGATGTCGGGCGCGGGCCTGACAGACGGCACCGACTATACCTTCCTGACCGTGGGTGATGGCGGCCCGGCCACGGCGGCCTTCTCCTCGGGTGAGATTGACGCCTATTCCGCCTCGACCGCCGACGCGGCGATCCTCAACCAGCGCGGCGTCGCGGTGCGGGAAATCACCCCGCCGGAATACATGCGCTTCTTCGGCAACGGCTTTGTCACGATGGGCGACACCATCCGCAACAATCCGGAGCTGGTGGAAAAGTTCGTGCGCGCCATCCACAAGGGCCATGTCTTTGCGCTTGACCCGGCAAACCGCGAAAAGGTGCTTGCGCATATGGCAGCAGGCAACCCGCAGGAAAGCGAAGACGCGGCCTTTGCAGCGGCCCTGTTCGATGCGGTGAAGGACAAGACCATTCCCGTCGACATGACCAACGGCCTTGGCTACCAGCCACCGGAAGTCTGGGAAGAATGGCAGGCCACGCAGATCGCCGGTGGTGAACTTGCCGGTCCCCTGCCGGACCTGACCGCCGCCTACACGAACGAGTTCACGCTCAAAGTCAACGGGAGCGCGAATTGA
- a CDS encoding Ldh family oxidoreductase, whose translation MSGPSTGPSTGAVAADRLAQFATRALGSLGVPDRDASAVAALMVEADLLGYDTHGLFRLRQYVNRLRDGGCNPVAEPRILRETAATALVDGDNGLGHLALAMARDLAMAKARTAGIGWVGVRGGNHAGPAALYVRPQAAAGMIGICAAVGSANHVAPYGGTDLLLGTNPIAIATPGGADPFVLDMATTVAAVGKIKTLAQRGEPMPEGWMVGRDGKPLTDPNRRDEGFLLPIGGAKGYGLAMAIGLMAGVLNGAAFGSDVVDFTTDTTSPTNTGQFVAAIDIAAFGDPDLFTKAASRIFAEMRASTPLPGHDPVRVPGDGREAARAARLADGIALHPALLAELDRIANDLAIAPL comes from the coding sequence ATGAGCGGCCCAAGTACTGGCCCAAGCACCGGCGCTGTCGCGGCTGACCGCCTGGCACAGTTTGCAACCCGCGCCCTTGGCAGTCTTGGTGTCCCTGACAGGGACGCCAGCGCCGTCGCCGCCCTGATGGTCGAAGCTGACCTTCTGGGCTACGACACGCACGGCCTGTTCCGTCTGCGCCAGTATGTGAACCGCCTGCGCGACGGGGGGTGCAACCCCGTCGCCGAGCCACGGATCTTGCGTGAGACCGCGGCAACCGCCTTGGTTGATGGCGACAACGGGCTGGGCCATCTGGCACTGGCGATGGCGCGTGACCTTGCCATGGCCAAGGCCAGGACGGCGGGCATTGGCTGGGTCGGCGTACGGGGCGGTAACCATGCCGGCCCGGCTGCGCTGTATGTCCGCCCACAGGCCGCGGCGGGCATGATCGGCATTTGCGCGGCGGTCGGCAGCGCCAACCACGTGGCCCCCTATGGCGGGACTGATCTTCTGCTTGGAACCAACCCCATCGCCATCGCCACACCCGGCGGGGCAGACCCGTTCGTGCTGGACATGGCCACCACCGTCGCCGCTGTCGGCAAGATCAAGACCCTCGCCCAGCGGGGTGAGCCGATGCCGGAGGGCTGGATGGTCGGCCGCGATGGCAAACCACTCACTGACCCTAACCGCCGTGACGAGGGGTTCCTCCTGCCGATCGGCGGGGCCAAGGGCTATGGTCTGGCGATGGCGATCGGCCTTATGGCAGGGGTTCTGAACGGGGCCGCCTTCGGGTCGGATGTGGTGGATTTCACCACCGACACCACCAGCCCGACCAACACCGGACAGTTTGTTGCCGCCATCGACATCGCTGCGTTTGGCGATCCGGACCTCTTCACTAAGGCCGCATCCCGCATCTTTGCCGAGATGCGGGCCTCGACCCCGCTCCCCGGCCATGATCCGGTCCGCGTGCCCGGCGATGGGCGCGAGGCGGCGCGTGCGGCACGACTGGCGGATGGCATCGCCCTGCACCCCGCCCTTCTTGCCGAACTGGACCGCATCGCAAACGACCTTGCCATTGCGCCCCTTTAG
- a CDS encoding FadR/GntR family transcriptional regulator, with protein sequence MPDDMNPPTDTSGTAAMADHGVSGSAALAQLRAYIADRAFKPGERLPPERVLCLDLGLNRAELRRALQVLESENRLWRHVGKGTFLTDVDPGAAQADAFGQLAQQVSPADVLRARAALEPAIAREAALHASASAIAKLRLNVDRAVQAATWREYEALDNEFHRQIAESSGSTTLLALFDQLNLLRRMVSWGRMVRTGARPPAEHSSFAEHARIVDQISVRDPEAAQIAMRAHIRSVENRLLG encoded by the coding sequence ATGCCAGATGACATGAACCCGCCGACTGATACTTCTGGCACTGCCGCCATGGCAGATCATGGGGTGTCTGGCAGTGCGGCACTGGCGCAGTTGCGGGCCTATATCGCGGACCGTGCGTTCAAACCGGGCGAGCGATTGCCGCCGGAGCGGGTGCTTTGCCTCGACCTTGGCCTGAACCGTGCCGAACTGCGACGTGCGCTTCAGGTATTGGAAAGCGAGAACCGCCTGTGGCGGCATGTCGGCAAGGGCACGTTCCTGACCGACGTCGATCCCGGCGCGGCGCAGGCGGACGCGTTTGGCCAGCTTGCCCAGCAGGTCAGCCCGGCCGATGTGCTGCGCGCAAGGGCGGCGCTGGAACCCGCCATCGCCCGCGAGGCGGCGTTGCATGCCTCGGCTTCGGCTATCGCGAAGCTACGGCTGAACGTGGACCGCGCGGTGCAGGCTGCCACCTGGCGCGAGTATGAGGCGCTGGACAACGAATTTCATCGCCAGATTGCCGAAAGCAGCGGGTCAACGACGCTGCTGGCGCTGTTTGACCAGCTTAATCTGTTGCGCCGAATGGTGTCCTGGGGTCGGATGGTGCGCACGGGCGCACGCCCCCCGGCCGAACATTCAAGTTTTGCCGAACATGCGCGCATCGTCGACCAGATTTCCGTTCGCGACCCCGAGGCCGCGCAGATTGCCATGCGCGCCCATATCCGTTCGGTCGAAAACCGGCTTTTGGGGTAA
- a CDS encoding 2-dehydropantoate 2-reductase — protein MKICIFGAGAIGGYMGAKLAAVGADVSLVARGPHLAALQSKGLTLIEEGKATTLKVRATDDARTLGPQDYVILTLKAHSVPAVVGQITPLLGDDSTLVSGVNGVPWWYFHRLGGPLEGTRLQSVDPGNAQWDGFGPDRVLGCVVYPAAEVSEPGTITHVEGNRFSLGEPSGEKSARALRLSEALTAAGLKAPVRPRLRDEIWVKLWGNLSFNPISALTHATLDVLCTDPGTRSVARAMMVEAQVVAEKLGVTFPIDVDRRIDGGAAVGAHRTSMLQDLLAARPMEIEALVGSVAELGRLTDTPTPTIDTVLALIRLRAKVAAQS, from the coding sequence ATGAAGATCTGCATCTTTGGCGCCGGGGCCATCGGCGGCTATATGGGGGCGAAACTTGCCGCCGTGGGGGCCGATGTGTCACTGGTCGCGCGGGGGCCACATCTGGCTGCGCTGCAATCCAAGGGCCTGACCCTGATCGAGGAGGGCAAGGCCACGACCCTCAAGGTCCGCGCGACGGACGATGCCCGCACGCTTGGCCCGCAAGACTATGTGATCCTGACGCTCAAGGCCCATTCGGTTCCCGCGGTCGTTGGCCAGATCACCCCGCTTCTGGGCGACGACAGCACGCTGGTCAGCGGCGTCAACGGCGTGCCGTGGTGGTACTTCCACCGCCTTGGCGGGCCACTGGAAGGCACACGCCTGCAATCGGTCGACCCCGGCAATGCGCAGTGGGACGGGTTCGGCCCCGACCGCGTGCTGGGCTGCGTCGTGTACCCGGCGGCTGAGGTGTCGGAGCCCGGCACCATCACCCATGTCGAAGGCAACCGCTTTTCGCTGGGGGAACCTTCGGGCGAAAAATCCGCCCGCGCCCTGCGCCTGTCCGAAGCCCTCACTGCCGCTGGCCTCAAGGCCCCCGTCCGCCCGCGCCTGCGCGACGAGATCTGGGTGAAGCTTTGGGGCAACCTGTCCTTCAACCCGATCTCGGCCCTGACCCATGCCACGCTGGACGTGCTTTGCACTGACCCCGGTACCCGATCTGTCGCGCGTGCGATGATGGTCGAGGCGCAGGTGGTCGCCGAAAAGCTTGGCGTGACCTTCCCGATTGACGTTGACCGGCGGATTGACGGTGGGGCTGCCGTCGGGGCCCATCGCACGTCGATGCTGCAAGACCTGCTGGCCGCCCGCCCGATGGAGATTGAGGCGCTGGTCGGTTCGGTGGCCGAGCTTGGCAGGCTGACCGACACGCCAACCCCGACCATCGACACGGTTCTGGCCCTGATCCGACTGCGGGCCAAAGTGGCGGCGCAGAGCTAG
- a CDS encoding fumarylacetoacetate hydrolase family protein encodes MPNYVISPPPVVTLPIEGSDALFPVRRVYCIGRNYAAHAIEMGHDPNREPPFFFQKNPNNLTTGDSFPYPPQTKDVHHEIEMIVALKSGGKNIPLDKALDHVWGYGLGLDMTRRDLQGQAKEMGRPWEIGKAFEDSAPVSALRPVSDVGHPASGLVQLKVNGTPKQTGDLNQMIWKVPEMISYLSDFFELAAGDVIMTGTPSGVASVVRGDVMVCHVEGVGDLTVKVV; translated from the coding sequence ATGCCGAACTATGTGATCAGCCCGCCGCCCGTCGTGACCCTGCCAATCGAAGGATCCGATGCGCTTTTCCCTGTCCGGCGCGTCTACTGCATCGGGCGCAACTACGCCGCCCATGCGATTGAGATGGGCCATGATCCCAATCGCGAACCGCCGTTCTTTTTTCAGAAAAACCCCAACAATCTGACCACCGGCGACAGCTTTCCCTACCCGCCGCAGACCAAGGACGTGCACCACGAGATCGAGATGATCGTTGCGCTGAAGTCGGGCGGAAAGAACATCCCACTTGATAAGGCGCTTGATCACGTCTGGGGCTACGGCCTTGGCCTCGACATGACCCGGCGCGATCTGCAGGGCCAAGCCAAAGAGATGGGCCGCCCGTGGGAGATCGGCAAAGCGTTTGAAGACTCGGCCCCGGTCAGCGCGCTGCGCCCGGTGTCTGATGTTGGCCATCCCGCGTCGGGGCTGGTGCAGCTGAAGGTCAACGGCACGCCAAAGCAGACAGGCGATCTGAACCAGATGATCTGGAAAGTGCCTGAGATGATCTCGTATCTATCTGATTTCTTTGAACTTGCGGCAGGTGATGTCATCATGACGGGGACGCCGTCCGGTGTGGCATCGGTCGTGCGCGGCGATGTGATGGTATGCCATGTCGAAGGCGTGGGTGACCTGACGGTCAAAGTGGTCTGA